The sequence below is a genomic window from Chloroflexota bacterium.
TTGACATAGCACTGAGCAATGCGGCATCGGTTCCGACCGTTGGCCTCAGCCAGAGATGTGCGAATGGAGTCAGTTTAGTTTCTCTTGGGTCAACGAGTAACAGCCTGGCCCCTTTGTACTTGACGGCACGTTTTATGGCATAGCCCACAGCTGGGGCAGAGACAGCTGGATTGGCGCCGACAACCATTATCACCTCTGACTTTTCCAGGTCATCCAGCTCGTTTGTTGTTCCCGGAATCCCGATAGTCCATCCCAGGCCGATTCTGCCTGGAGAGCTATATATACGGCTGCCGTTATCGATGTTGTTAGTGCCCAGCACTGCCCTGGCGAACCTCTGCAGCAAGTAGTTTTCCTCGTTGGTGCATTTGGATGAGCCAAGAACGGCCAGACTATCGGGACCGTGTTTCTCCTTTATTCGCCTGAATTCATCTGATGTCAGGCTTAAAGCCTGCTCCCAGGACGCCGCCTGAAAATCATCGCCCGTCCTGATTAAAGGGCCGGTTAATCTATCCGGGCTATGCACAAAGTCATAGCCGTAACTCCCTCTAACACAAAGCGCATTGTGATTCACAGGACTCCTGGCACTAGGACTTGCCCGTACCAGACGATTATCTTTAACTTCCAGACGAAGGCCACATCCGCAACCGCAAAACGGACATACCGTCTCTACAGCGGATGTAGTTGTGCCATGATAAATCCTCTCCTTTTCGATTAAAGCACCCGTGGGACACAGTGCCACACAGGTGCCACAAAAGGTGCACTCAGACTTCTCCAGTGGTAAATCATAAAAGGTTGCTGGTTTGGTGCTGAATCCCCGTCCAATGTAATCGATAGCACCTTCAACAACCAGTTCGTGGTCAGCCCGAATGCATTTGGCGCAGAGGATGCATTTGGAGAGGTCTCTTTCGATGTAGGGGTTAACCTCTTCGATAGTATGCAGCTGGGGGATTCTCTGGAACTCCAGCAGTCCTATACCCATCTCGGAGGCTAACTTCCGTAGTTGACAGCGGTTGCCCTTGTCGCACACCAGACAGGAATCAGGATGACTGGCCAGCAGGAGCTGGACGATTACCTTTCGTCGCTCTATTACCCGCTCCGACCGCGTTTTTATTACCATCCCGCTTCTGATTGGGGTGACGCAAGATGCCAGCAGTGCTCCGGAACTTTCATCCTCGACCAGGCAGACCCGGCAGGCGCCGGTTGAAATTAGACAGGGATCATAACAAAGTGTCGGGATATCTACGTCTGATTCTCGGGCCAGGTCCAGGATGGTCATCCCGGAATAGCCACTTACCTCAATCCCATCCAAGGTAATTGTGATTGTTTCCATTTGCCTTCGTCGTTACCAGTTAGCAGTTACATAGGCAAAAGCCCGGGGGAAGTATCTGCCGGCGCTAACCGTCCTTATACCGGTCAGAAGGTCGGAACTGGCAGCCTTCTTGGCGACAAATCCGTACGCCCCCGATTGCTTGGCAACAAACATATTTTCTTTATCATCATACTGTGTCAGCATCAAAACCTTGGTTTGAGGGGAATCCTCACTTATTCGTTTTGTTGCATCAAGGCCGCTCATCACAGGCATGACGATATCCATTATTACTACATCCGGGGAAAGCTTGAGTACCTTATCAATGGCGACTTGCCCATTCTCAGCCTCACCTATGACTTCCATATCTTTTTGCAGGACCAGCAAAGCGCGGATTCCCTCCCTGACGACCGCATGGTCGTCCACCACAAGCACTTTAATCATATGGATTGCCTTGGCCAATAATTTTTCAATCCGTGGTACCAGTGAAGCCGACTTGATTGGTTTGCTGACATAATCTTCAGCTCGTAGCTCTAAGCCTTCATCCATCAGCCACCCTTTAATTAATCGCTCTTCTAACGGCGCATCGACGACAAGAAGCGGCATATCGCTAAACTGCGGTGTATCTTTCAGCCAAACGTGTAGTTGAAATGCAGAACCTCGAGGCCTGATTGTGCCCACGATGACCATATCAGGCTTTTGGTTATTAACCATGTCCTCAGCCTCATCCTTGCTCCTGGCGACCACTACCTGATAACCTTTAGGCTCTAAAGACTTCTTCAAGGCTTCCGTAAAATCAACTTCGTCATCAACGATTAAGATTTGAGCTTTCGTCCTCATCTCCAGCCTCCTGTTGCCCATATTCTCCGCCAATTGGGGTATATTCTAGGCCTCTACTGTAAGAATAGACTGAGTTCAGCCAAGCAGGAAAGCGGTTTATCCCTTAAAGTGACCGGGTATTAACTCTTAAATATTGGGGGGATTTCCCCTCCCCGTGCGTTCCGAACTTTATGCCGTTGGACAGCGGTGGTTAAAAAGCGTTCAAACGCAGCGTGAACATTGAAATAATGGCGGAATAATTATGCCAAAACTTGATATCGCAATTAAGGGGTGTGCCTGAGTTTCAAACGCTAATGATGCCCTTGCGCAGGGCGTATTTGATTAATTCGGTACGGTTGTGGATGCCAAGCTTGGTCATAAGGCTTGTCTTATGCCCTTCCACAGTTTTGGGGCTGATTACCAGTGCGTCCGCGATTTCCTGAGTAGTACGTCCCTCCGCTGCCAGCCGAAGTACATCTCGCTCCCGTTCGGTTAACTGATTGTAGGGGTCACGGCTACCCCGGGGGCCTTTTTGCTGGTAATCTTCAATTAAAACTTTAGCCACCGATGGGGAGACGTAGGAATCTCCGCGAAAAACCGACCTGATTCCTGAGGCAAGGTCGGAAGATGCCGCTATTTTGCTTATGAAACCCGAGGCCCCGGCCTCTATCACGGGAAATACGAACTCCTTATCGTCATGTTGTGTCAGGGCGATCACTTTTGTTCTGGGGAATTCTTTACAGATATGGCGGGTAGCTTCCAATCCGCCCATGTCGGGCATGGCTATATCCATAAGCACGACATCTGGCTCTAAGCTTTTAAGCATCTTCAGCGCTTCCGTACCGCTACTGGCTTCACCAATCACTTCGATGTCCTGAACAAGCGCTAACAGGGCACAAATGCCGTCTCGAACAATGGTATGGTCATCTACGACCATGACTTTAATGCGCTTCATGTTCAGCATCCAAGATTATCGGTACCCTACCGCTGACGGTGGTTCCCTGACCGGGTTTCGACTTGATTCCACAAGAACCACCGAGCAGTCCGATTCGCTCCTTCATACTGAATACTCCCCGGCCACGCCCGCTTTCTTCGATATCAGTGATTTTGGAAACATCAAAACCGACCCCATCATCGGCAATCTCTATAAACAGCTCATTGTCTTTACGTTTAAGACTGAATCTCGCATTTTTTGCTTTGGAATGTTGGGCAATATTGCCGATGGCGCCCTGTGCCCAACGGAAAAGTCCCGCTTCAATCTCAGGAGGCAAGCGCTTATCCATACCCTCAGACTCCATGGACATATTAATGCCCAAAGGACGAAGACTGTTCTCGGCATACTGGCGGATAGCAGGTACTAGTCCTAATGTATCTATAAGGGCAGGGCGAAGGTCAGCTATTAACCGGCCTATCTCGCCATGTACCCCGATGGCCAAGGATTGTACCTTCTTCAATCCAGCAACGAATCCCGCGTCTTTACTGCCGGACATCTCAAATGAATCTATTAACGCCTGCAAATGTAGTTCTATGCCGGAAAGCGCCTGACTGGTTTCATCATGCAGCTCACCAGCTAGTCTTTTGCGCTCTTCTTCTTGAACCATCAAGGTCTGCCGTGTCAGTTTTTGGAACCTTTCTCTAGCCTTCCTCAGCTTTTCATATAGACTTGCCTCTTCGATAGCAACACCGACTTGGTCCCCAATCGAGTTCATCAGGTGCATATCGTTTTCGGTAAATTGACGTGGCATTTTGCTGGCAACATTTAACACACCTAGAACCTTGTCTTTCGCCCTGAGGGGAACGCTGATGAAGGCTTTAAGGCCTTCCGTACTTATCAGATCGGGATTGGCGGGACGTGGATCAGCTGAAATATCCTCCAAGAGAAGCGATCTGCCCGTCTGAGCCACCCTGCCTGCAATCCCCTCCCCAGACCTGAGATGTATCCCCTCAACATACTTTGTGCTCAGGCCCTGGTGGACACGGTATGATAGCGTCTGTCTCTGCTCATCAAAAAGGAGTATTCCCCCAATATTGCCATTCATTATTTCTAACACACTGTTGAGGGCAACCCTGAGGATAGCATCCAAGTCCCACAGCCCGCTCAGTGCCGCCGAGACCCGACTCAAAGCTAAAAGCTCATGATGCTGCCTGAGTATTTGGCTTTCTAACTCTTTT
It includes:
- a CDS encoding response regulator — its product is MRTKAQILIVDDEVDFTEALKKSLEPKGYQVVVARSKDEAEDMVNNQKPDMVIVGTIRPRGSAFQLHVWLKDTPQFSDMPLLVVDAPLEERLIKGWLMDEGLELRAEDYVSKPIKSASLVPRIEKLLAKAIHMIKVLVVDDHAVVREGIRALLVLQKDMEVIGEAENGQVAIDKVLKLSPDVVIMDIVMPVMSGLDATKRISEDSPQTKVLMLTQYDDKENMFVAKQSGAYGFVAKKAASSDLLTGIRTVSAGRYFPRAFAYVTANW
- a CDS encoding response regulator transcription factor; its protein translation is MKRIKVMVVDDHTIVRDGICALLALVQDIEVIGEASSGTEALKMLKSLEPDVVLMDIAMPDMGGLEATRHICKEFPRTKVIALTQHDDKEFVFPVIEAGASGFISKIAASSDLASGIRSVFRGDSYVSPSVAKVLIEDYQQKGPRGSRDPYNQLTERERDVLRLAAEGRTTQEIADALVISPKTVEGHKTSLMTKLGIHNRTELIKYALRKGIISV
- a CDS encoding GAF domain-containing protein; the protein is MGREKEAAQREISNEELDISLRDLLDAIEDEVMFIDTKHRIGFVNTTARGRFRKGIESPVGRTCYKVLYDREKPCALPLWECPLNKVLESGSIITVIHPAHNLGNDTFLKISAYPVHDSNGDIKGIVELRRDVTASKELESQILRQHHELLALSRVSAALSGLWDLDAILRVALNSVLEIMNGNIGGILLFDEQRQTLSYRVHQGLSTKYVEGIHLRSGEGIAGRVAQTGRSLLLEDISADPRPANPDLISTEGLKAFISVPLRAKDKVLGVLNVASKMPRQFTENDMHLMNSIGDQVGVAIEEASLYEKLRKARERFQKLTRQTLMVQEEERKRLAGELHDETSQALSGIELHLQALIDSFEMSGSKDAGFVAGLKKVQSLAIGVHGEIGRLIADLRPALIDTLGLVPAIRQYAENSLRPLGINMSMESEGMDKRLPPEIEAGLFRWAQGAIGNIAQHSKAKNARFSLKRKDNELFIEIADDGVGFDVSKITDIEESGRGRGVFSMKERIGLLGGSCGIKSKPGQGTTVSGRVPIILDAEHEAH